The Amycolatopsis nigrescens CSC17Ta-90 genomic interval GAGGCCGTGCCGTTGCAGCGCGCGCACGGCCCATTCCTCGATGAATCCGGCCCGCGGCCGCTGCTCGATGAACTCCCGGGCCTGTTCTTCCAGCACGGCACAGCCGATCCCGGCGCGGGCGAGCAGGTTCGCGACGGTCAGCCCGGCAGGGCCGGCACCCAGAACGATCACCGCGGTCCGGGTCGGCGGCATGGCAACAAGATACCGGGCTCGGCCGGTGGTGGGACCACGATTGTGTTTCTTTGCCGGGCGTCAGCTCGGGTGCTCGTCGGTGGCCAGCAGATGGGCGAGTTCGAGCGCCATCTTCTGGGCCTCCGCCATCAGCTCGGTGTCGCCGGTGACGTGCACGCCCTCCAGGAAGTGCAGCCCGAACGCGGCGTGCAGCACGCAGGTGCCGGAGAAGGACTCGGGGTTGGCGTGCAGGATCAGCGCGTCCACCGGCCCGAGGCAGGGCTCGTCGCTTTCGCTGCTGAGCGACAGTTCGCAGCGTTCGGCGAACCGCGCGGCCTCGCCGACGTGGTATCCGGCCAGTGCGAGCAGCCCGAGGGCCTCTTCGACCGCCTGGCGGCAGGGTTCCGGGGTGTCCGGGGTGGAGGTGAGGTTCCGCAGGCCGTTCGAGAGCTTCGATAGGAAACTCGCGGTGGACTCCAGGAAGTCCTGACGGCTGGGCTCGTCATCCTGCTCTGGTTGGGCCATGGCCAGACCCTACGACTTGTCCCGGGGAAAGAGCAGGCACGACCGGGTGCCCTTCGCGGACGGGCCCGGAATACCGCTGCCCGCCCGCGAAGGGCCGATCTCACCGGAGTTCTAGCCGGGGCTGTCCGCACTCGCACCGGTGTCGTCGGTGGTGCCGGTGGGTGCCACGGCCAGGTCGTCCGGAGAGTCCGTGGCGGAGTTCGCGGAGTCCACCGGCGAGGCGGCCGGGGAATCCGCGGACTCGGGGGAGTTGTCGGCCATCGTGCCGGGGACGGTGAAGCCCGGGTCGGCCTGCTGGACCACGGACACGGGTGCGGGGTCGTTCAGCGGGACGTCGGCCGAAGCCGTCGCGACGGCCGTGCCGAAACCGGCCAGTACCAGGGTCGCGCCCGCGACGATCCACGGTCGTTTGCCGTTCATGGTGTCACTTTCCTTCCTCTAGGGGTGATTCCAGGTTCTCTGGCGGAGATGAAGACAGCACCGCCGTGTCCATGAAGGACTGTTCATGACGGCCGGCCGATGCGTGCTCCAGCCACCGTTCGGCCAGTGCGACCCGCTGTTCGGTGTGCTGCCGCCAGTGCGGCTCCTGCACCCGGTGCGGCCCGGTGGCCAGCGAAAGGACCACCGCGGCCGTCCGGCGGGCCAGCGCGGCCGGGTCCACGGCGCCATGGCCGTCGCCGGTGAAGCTGCGCTCCAGCCGGGTGCCCAGCCGTTCGATGGCCATCGCCCTGTCCGGCCGGATCTGCGCGAGCACGGCCAGGTGCGCCAGCAGGCACCCGGCATCGTCGAGCCGTTCGCCGCGTCCGGCGCCGTCGATGTCGAGCAGCCCGCTGACCCGGCCCTGGTGCATCATCAGCTGGCTCTCGTAGAGATCACCGTGCACCGGCACGCCCGGCCCTTCCGGCGCCTCGTGATCGACGGCAGCCGCCACCGCCCTGGCCCGAGCCGCCAGCTCGGGCGCCGCGGCGGCGACCACTTCCGCGTAGTGCCGCGACTTCTGGCCCCAGGTGCGTCGCGGGGGCCCGGTGGCGAGGGTGTCCGGCAGCGCGTCCAGCACCCGCGTCACGTCCGCGGGATCCGGCTCCTCGCGGTCCCCGGCCAGCAGCACCTCCCGCAGCGTGCGGCCCGGCAGCCCGGCCAGCGCGACCAGCCCGTCATCGGTCCAGCCCAGCGCGGCCGGCACGGCGGCGCCCCCGGCACTGGCGAGCCGGTGCCTTTCGTGCAGTGCCGCCGCCTTGGCCGGCGGGACGATCTTGGCGAACACGCGGCGCCCGTCCGGGGTGGCGATCTCCACCACGGCGCGGCGGCGCGGCCGGTAGGACCGGACCCGCAGCCGCACCGCGTCGCCGGTGAAGCCGAGGCACACGTTCTTCATCAGCCCGCGCATCCGCTCGGGATCGCAGGCGGTGCGCAGGGCGGGCAGTTCGGGGTCGAACGGGAACCGCCACATGCCGATCTCGGTTTCGCCGTCGCTCAGCCTGGCCACTCCGGCCGGCAGCCGCCCCGAGGAAGCGCCGAGTGTTTCGCCGCTCACCGTGCCGTCGGCCCAGCGCACCCTGGCGGTGTAGCTCGCCGTGGTCCGCCTGCCGGGCTGGTGGTCCACCTGGGCGACCTTCCAGTCCAGCAGCCGCGCACCCGCGGCCGACAGCACCGCGGACATCAGTTCTCCCGCCGACCCGCCGGTGAGCAGGGCAAGGCCGGCGCCGGCCGGTTCACGCTCGCTCGTGGTCACCGGTCCAGCCTGCGTGCCGCGGATGACGTCTCGGTGAGCGCACCATGAGAGAACGTTCATCCAGCGCCCGATCCGGTGGTCCGGCCCCTAACTTGGGGCCACTTTGTTCCCCGGGAAGGGAAGCCGGATGGCCTTCAGCGCGGATCAGCCCCACGAAGACGGCGAGTACCCCAGGAAGGTCCGGCTGCGCACGGCGGGCTGGGTGGTGCTGGCCGTGACGGTCGTGCTCAACGTGGCGAGCATGGCGGTGCCCGCGCTGATCGACCATCCGCTGACCAGGGACCGCGGCGAGGTGCGGGACTACCTCGACGTGTTCGTGGAGGGGAACCTGCCGACCTGGTGGAGCACCGGGCTTCTGGTGGTCGCCGCGGTGACCCATGTGCTGACCGGGGTGCTCGCCCGCGCCGACCGGGCGGTGGCGAACCAGGCCGCGCTGGCCTGGTTCGCCACCGCGGCGATGCTCGGGGTGCTCTCGCTCGACGACCACACCCAGTTGCACGAGCGGCTGGACCGCGTCGGCAGGCAGCTCGTCTCGTACGACGGTTTCCCGTTCTACTGGCTGCTTCCCGGTCTGGTCGCCGCCGTGATCGTGGCCGCCGCGTTGCTGTCGCTCGGTTTCCGGCTACGGGGCACCGCGCGCTGGTGCATGCTCGGCGGGTGCGCGCTGCTGCTCGGCGCCGCGCTCGGCGGTGAGCTGGTGCAGGGCCTGCTGATCGCCGGTGGCGAGGACGGGCCGCGCTATGTGCTCGCCTACCACGCCGAAGAACTCGGCGAGAACCTCGGCGTGCTGCTCCTGCTCGCGGCCGCGGTCCGTTCGATGTGCATCACCAGACACCGGTACCACCTCGAACTCGGCTACCGCACCGTCAGGCGGCACTCTCCCGGTTGACGTCGCGGTTGTTGCTGCCCGGCCGGTCGAGGTTCCAGGCCACCAGCCGGCGGGGGTGCACGCGGATCAGGTCGCGGGTGAATCCCTCCATCATCGGCTCGTCCCGCAGGAGTTCCGCCACACCACGGATTTCCAGGCCGCGCCCGCGCTGGCCGCCGGGGCCGACCGCCCGCGGCGCGGTGTCGTCGATGACCAGCGAGACCCGCGGGTCGGCCTGGATGTTGCGGTACTTCCGGGATTCGCTGAGGTTCGGGCCGCCGATGTCGATCGTGCCGGTGTCCTCGTTCACCCGGTAGGTGACGGGATGGTTCTGCGGTGACCCGGCGGGGCCGATGGTGGCCAGTCTGGCCAGCCCCTGTGCGCGGAGGTATTCGCGTTCGTGTTCGGTGAAGATCATGCGCCCATCCTCGTACCTGAACCAAGGTTGAGGTCAAGGCCGTCGGGGTGCCGCACGGACCTCGGCGGCGACGGCGGGCACGATGATCGCCGCGCCGGCCAGCACCGCGGGCTGGAACGGTTCGCCGAGCACCAGCACCCCGATCAGATACGCGACCACGGGCACGGCGTAGGCGTACGTGCTGACCAGCGCCACCGGGGCCGCGCGCAGCAGCCAGTTGTAGAGCGCGAACCCGGCCAGCGAGTCGACGAGCACCAGATAGCCCAGCGCGACCCACGAGCTGGTGCGCACCGCCGCGGGCGCGAACTCGGCGGGCTCCCCGGCGAGCACACCCACCAGCAGCAGGGTGAGGCCGCCGGCCAGCAGCTGCACCGCGGTCGCCGTCCCCGGCCCCGGCCCTGACGTCGGCCCGGCCACCGAGCGGGACGCCCACAGCGTGCCGCCCGCCCAGCAGGCAGCGGCGGCGGCGACCACGAACGTCCAGCCGGACCAATCGCCAGTCGAACCGGTCGCCAGCACCACCACGGTCACCCCGGCGAACCCGACCAGCAGCCGCACCACCGCCGCCGGCCCGGGACGCTCGCCGGTGACGGCGCGCAGCACCGCCACCCAGAGCGGGACGACCGCGACGAGCAGCGCGGCGGTACTGGCGAGCACGTGCCGCTCGGCTACCGCGACCGCGCCCTGCGCGCCCAGCAGGCACACCCCGGTCCCGGCGGTGGTTAAGAGCCTTCGCCGGCCCAGTCCGCGCAGTGCGGCAGGGCGCGTGGCGGCGAGCACCAGCCCGGCCGTCAGGAAGACCGTTCCCGAGGCCAGCAGCGGTGGCAGGGTCGCCACCAGCACCCGGATCGCAGGGAAGGACGATCCCCAGCACAGCCAGAGTCCGGCCATCGCGGCGACAACGGTCGGGGTGGCGGAACGGGACGGCGTTACGGCTGGCGTGTGCATGCGGACAAGTCCAGCCGCTCGCTCGGGATGAGTCCAACGACTACTCGTCATACAAGGCATGAGCTGAGATCATGGCCTGGTGGACCTCACCGTCGCGCACCTCCAGGCCCTGCTCGCCGTCGAAGAGCACGGCAGCTTCACCCGCGCCGCCGGGGCGCTCGGTCTGACCCAGTCCGCGGTCAGCCGCACCATCGCCGCCGTGGAGCGACGTTTCGGCAGGAAGCTGGTGCACCGCGGGCCCGGCGGCGCGTCGCTGACCGCCCTCGGTCGCCAGGTCGCCGAACACGGCCACGCGGTCGTCGGGCGGCTGCGCGCGATCGACGCACTTGCCCAGCGACGGGACGAGCCGAGGCTGCGCGTCGGCGCGGTCGCCAGCGCACTGGTCCGGCTGGTGCCCGCCGCGCTGGACCGGCTGCGGGCCGACTGGCCGGAGCTGGACGTGCTCACCGCGCGGGGCGATGACGACGAGCTCGCGGACTGGCTCGCCGCGGACACCATCGACTTCGCCGTGACCACCGTCCGCATCCCCGGCTCGCGGCCGGCCGGTGTGGTCACCGACGAGTTCCTCGCCGTGCTACCGCGCCGGCACCGGCTCGGCTACGCGGACCGGGTCGGGCTCGCCGACCTGGCCGGGGCCGGTGTCGCCGATCCAGGCGGAACCTGCGGGCCGCTGCTCGCGGCGCGGTTCGCCGAGCAGGGGGTGAGCTGGCGGCCCGACCACACGGTCCGGGACGTTTCCACCGTGCTGGCCATGGTCGCGGCCGGCATCACCGCCGGGGTGGTACCCGCGCTCGCCGCACCGGTACCGGCGGTGAGCAAGGTGGTCCTGCGCCCGCTCGACCCGCCCGTGCACCGCAGCCTCTACCTGTATCGCGCACCGGGGAACCGGTACGCGAAAAGCATGGTCGGTATGCTCGCGGGCTCAGGTTCCCTTGCGTAGCTGGAAAGTCACGTCCGCCCCGGTCTCGCGGGTGAACGGCTCGTCTTCCTTGAGCGCGCGCAGCCGGACGGCGAGATCGGTGGCATAGATGTCCACTGTGGACTCAATGAGGTCGGCGTAGGTCCGTACGGCGCCTCGGCCGCGCAGCCAGCCGGTGGCCCAGATGCCGGCCGCGACCGGGATCGCCGGCCACCAGAACAGCCCGGCCAGCAGGTAGCCCACCGCCCAGGTGGCCTGGTTCACCGCGCTGTCGAAGGCCGAACGGGCGGCACGCAGCTCGGCGCGGGTGGTGTCGTCCAGCACCAGCCACAGGCGGGGCCACCAGGACTGCAGGTCCACCTGGTACTCGTGGTACACCCGCAGCTCGGCGCCGGCGATCCGGTCGCCCATCCAGGTCGGCCTGCTCGGCCTGGTCATGGCGATCCCGTTGCGGCGCGCGGCGAGCAGGTTCCGCTCCCCCTCGCCGGTCGCCTTCCCGACCGCCTCGTGCGCCCTGCTCCACCGCTTTTGCCTGCGGGCCACCAGTTTCCGGCCCACCCAGGACAGCGGGGCCGGCCGCGCGTCGGCCCAGGAGCCGAGCCACAGCCGCTGCGTGACCCCGGTCAGGCCGCCCACCACGAAACCCGCCGCGACGGCCGCGAACAGCACGGCGACCAGTACCAGTGCCTGCGCCGCTGGCGGCCGGGCGCCGAGTGCGGTGGACCAGGCACCGGCGCGCCGGACCAGCTCGTTCCAGTCGAGGGCGTGCGCGTGGCCGAGCACGGCGGCCACGGTGGCGACGAAGGTGAGCAGCAGGCCGGGCAGCATCAGCAGCGAGAACCACTTTTCGGCCAGCTTGCGGCCCAGCTCGCCGAAGAAGGAGTTCACGCCCGGCTCCGGCGCAGCGGCCGCCCCAACAGCCAGCAGTCACCGGGCACCGGACCGCCCGGTTCCCGCGGCACGGTCCGCCCGCAGCGCCCGTCCGGGCAGAGGTAGACCTCCGGCGCGGTGTGCGCCGTGGTGCCAAGGCCTTGCATGCTCATCGCCGGGCCGCTGGAACGGTGGCCGTCCAGCGCTTCCTTGGGGATGCCCAGCCGGGGCAGCTGCTCCCGGACCGGGGTGCCCGCCTTGATCTCGCCGATCACGTCGTCGAGCACCTCGGAAATGCCCTGCTGCCTGGCGAACTGCCGGAGTTCCGGCAGCGTCCCGCAGAAGCCGGCCAGCTGTTCCTCCTGGTCCACCGCATCCCCTCCGCCACTTGCGTGCGACCATCCTGGCACAGCCTGCGGGTGACCTTGAGGGGGATTCATGGACCGCGAGCAGCTGGTGAGCTCGTTGCAGCGGAGGGTCTCGTGCTACACCGACGGTGATCCGGCTCCCGTGCTCGAACCCGAAGCCCACACCGAGACCGAGCGGCTGCTCACCTTCCTCGGCACTCCGGACGGCGTCGACTTCAACGTGCTGCACCTGGCCGGCCTGGTGTACCTGCTCCGGGCGGCCGCGCTGTACGAGCGGCGGTCGCCGGACGCGGCGGTGACGGAGCGGCTCGCCTTCGTTCTGCTCACCCCGGTGTACCTGGCCCATCCCGACGCGGTCGACGAAGAGGTGGGGAAGGCGATCCGGCCCGCCCTGAACCTGAGCCCGCCGGAGGCCGGGCACGCCGGCTGGGCGCAGGACCTCGGACTGGCGCTCGCCGCGGTCGCCGAGTTGACCGGTGACCTCGCCGCTTTCCGGGACGCCATTGCCATGCTGACCGACGCCGTGACCGAGGCCGCGGCCAACTCGGACGCGCGCCGGTCCGGTTATCTCGCCGCGCTCGGGGTGACGATGCGGGTGCTGTACGAGCGGCACGGCGCTGCGCCGGTACTGGCGAACGCGCTCGGCGTGCTGGCCGAGGCGGTGCGCACGGCCGAGCCTGGCGACCCCGGCCTGCCGCAGTGGACCGCGGAACTCGGTTTCACCCTGCGCCTCGACTTCGAGCGCACCGGCGATCGGGCCAAACTGGCAGAAGCGATCGAGACGGGCCGCCGGGCATGCGAGCTGTGCCCGGCGGAGGCACCGGAACGGGCGGACATCCTGTCCTACCTCGGCGGGGCCCTCGCCGCCGGCGCAGGCCAGGGCGACCCGACCGCGGACGAGGCGGTCGAAGTGGGCGCGGAGGCGGTTCGGCTCAGCACCTCCGATGATCCGCAACGGCCGGCCAGGCTGGTCAACTACTCGCTCGCACTGCTGGCCCGGCAGCATCAGACCGGAGACCTGACCGGCGACCCCGCCGACGCGCGGCTGGCCGCCGAGGCGGTGCAGGAGGCGATCGCCGCCACCGACCCAGGTGACCCGACGCTGCCTTCGATGCGGTCGAGCCTCGGTTACGCCCTGCTGCTCCGCGACCGGGACGACATCGACGACGAAACGCTGAACCGGGCGATCTCCGCTTTCGAACAGGCCGCCGCGGGCATTTCGCCCGAGCAGCAGGCCGCCTACGCGCGCTGCCAAGGCGGGCTGGGTACCGCCCTGCGCCTGCGCTGGCACCGCACCGAGGACCCGGAGACGCAGGACGGGGCCATCGCCGCCCTCCGCGCCGCCGTGGACGCCGCCACCGACCGCGAGAGCCTGCGCGAGAACTGGGCTGCCGACCTCACCGAACTGCTGGGGGACCGGGCCGTCCGGCAGCGCACGCCGGAGTCGGTGGACGAGGCAATCGAGGCCGTGCGGCGCCTCGCCGACCGTCAGCGGGACGCCGAGCTGCCGGACACCGAACGCGCCAAGACCTGGATGCGCCTGAGTTCGCTGTACCGGGCGCGTTATATGCGTTATGGGCATGGCGGAGCCGATCTCGGCGCGGCGGTCGAGGCGGCCCGCCGGGGTATCGCCTGCACCGAGGTCGAGCCCGCGGTCCGGGTTCGCTACCTGGTGGACCTGGTCGACCTGCTCTGCCTTGGCAACGATGGCCTCGGCGAGGCGGAACGATTGAGCAGGCAGGCCGTGCGGGACTGCCCGCCGGACGGTCCGGCTCGGCCGGCGGTACTGATGTCGCTCGCTTCCGTGCTGTGGCAGGCGTACTCACGATTCGGCGATCCCACGCAGCTCGACGAGGCGATCGCGCTGCTCCGCGAGGCCAGGCCGCTCGAAGCCGACCCCGGTACCGATTCGCGGCTGCTGACCACGCTGGCCGCCGCGTTGCGCGCGCGGTATGGCCGGTCGCCCGATCTGGCCACCCTGGAGGAGGCGGTCGAAACCGCCCGTGCGGCCATCGAAAAGGCCACCGATGAAGAGGAACGCACTGGCCTGCGGGCGAACCTGACGGTTTCACTGGTCGAGCACTATGTGCGGACGGAGCACTTCCCCAGCTTGGCGGAGGCCGTCGAAATCGGTGCCAGGGTGATCGAGGAGACCCCGGAGGCCCACGTCGCCTTCGGCCACCGGCTGTCGAACCACGGAATGGCGCTGAGCTCCAGGTTCGACCACACCGGCGTGCCGGCCGATCTGGAGGCCGCGATCGACTGCCACCGGCGTGCGGTCGAGCTGACGCCGGACGGGCATCCCGACCGGGCGCGCCGGGTGGCCAACCTGGCCGCCGCCCAGTTCAAGCAGCTCGCTCCCAGCGGAGATCTCGACGGTCTCCGCGCGATGGCGAAAAGCGCGCGGGAGGCGGTGTACGCCACCCCGGACGACAACCCCAGCCGGGCGATCCGGCTGATCAACCTCACCGGGGCGCTGGCCCAGTTGTACGACTACACCGGCGACGTGGAGCACCTGCTGGAGGCGGTCAGCGTCGCCGAGCTGGCCGCGGGCCTGCGTACCGCGACCCCGTTCACCCGGCTGCGGGCCGCGAGGATGTGGGGTCGGCTGGCCGGGTTGGCGGATCAGTGGGAAGCCGCGGCGGAGGGTTTCCGCCAGGGCGTGCGGCTGCTGCCGCTGGTCGCACCGGGCCATCTGAGCCGGGCCGACCTGGAGTACCAGGTGCTGCGACTGGACCGGATCGCGTCCGACGCCGCGTGCAGCGCGCTCTGGGCCGAGGACGAGGCCGGCGCGCTGGAGGTGCTGGAAGAGGGGCGCGGGCTGCTGCTGTCCCGGGCGCTGGACAGCCGCAGCGACCTGACCGAGCTGCGTGCGGCGCATCCGGAGCGCGCCGCCGAATGGGAGCGCCTCACCGAGGAGCTGGACGTGCTGACCGGTCGCGCCGAAACCGTGCTGCCGGGGGATACCGGGAATATTGGGGACACCGGGGACCTGCCGGGGCCGGCGCCAGGGGCGGACCACCGGTTCCGGCTGGACGAGCGCCGCGTCGAGCTGCTCGGCAAGATCAGGGCCACTACGGGTTTCGAGCGGTTCCTCGAACCACCTCGGCTGGCGCAGCTGCGCCAGGCCGCGGAGTCCGGGCCGGTGGTCACCATCAACGTCAGCGACCACCGCTGCGACGCGCTGATCCTGACCACGGGCGAACCGCTGGTGGTGCGGCTGACCGGGCTGCACGCCGATGATCTGGCCGAACGGGTCGAGAAGTTCCTGGCCGCGCTGGACACCGTGACCACCGGCAACGTGGTCGAGCAGGCCATCGCGCAGGTGACCCTGCGGGAAACGCTGAGCTGGCTGTGGGAGGTGGTGACCGAGCCGGTGCTGAAAGCGCTGGGGCACACCGGCCCTCCGGCCGAAGGCGAACCGTGGCCACGGGTGTGGTGGTCGCCGACCGGGCTGCTGAACTTCCTGCCCCTGCACGCGGCCGGCCGTTTCCCGCGGGATCGGGACGAGCCCGTGCCGGGGGCCGCGGCGGTGCTGGACCGCGTGGTCTCCTCCTACACGCCGACCATCCGCGCCCTGCTGCACGCCCGGTCCCGCCCGGTCGCGGCCCGGCGCCGGCTGCTCGCGGTGGCCATACCGGCGACTCCGGGCCAGGCTCCGTTGCCGTACGCGCGTGAAGAGGCCGAAGCGCTATCGCGACGCTTCGACGCGGCCTCACCGCTCATCGACGCGGCGGCCTCCCATGACAACGTGCTGGCCGCGTTGCGTTTCGTCAACTGGGCGCATTTCGCCTGTCATGCGCACAGCGATCCGGCCGGGCCGTCGAACAGCCATCTGCTGCTGCACGACCGGCCGATGAGCGTCGCGGAGGTGAGCAGGCTCCGGCTGGAAGGCGCCGAGCTGGCTTATCTGTCGGCCTGCTCGACGGCCAGGGGCAGCGCGGAGCTGGCCGACGAGGCGATCCACATCGTCTCCGCGTTCCAGCTCGCCGGCTACCGCCATGTGGTCGGCTCGCTGTGGCCGGTGCTGGACAGGACCTCGGCGGAGGTGGCGGCCAGTTTCTACACCGGCCTGGACGGTGGTGCGCCGCCGGCCGAGGCGCTGCACGCGGTGATCCGCGAACGGCGTGCGGACGAGCCGCTGACCCCGTCGGTCTGGGCCGGTTACGTCTGCGCCGGCCCGTGATCCCGATCCGTCCCAGTGTCCACTGCGGACAGATCACCATTTCTTGATCGATTGTCGAATTCGACCGAATCTGCGCTGAACCGGTGATCTTTTTTCGACAGGAAGAATGAAGATCCTTTTTCGCAAATGGTGGAATATCTTCGGGTGATCGTTGACACGTCACTTGCGGAACGGTAGTACTTGTACCGGCTGAAGTGGCACCACTGGTTGGGAGGATCAAGAGGTGCTTCGCGGTGGCGGCGCCAGGGGTGTATTCGGGCGCGGCTGATTACGTCGCACTTCTCTATTCTTCGAATATGCGGTGGTGCACTCCACTAAATGGAGGTGCCATGCCGGTTACACCCACCTATCCAGGCGTGTACATCGAAGAGCTTCCCAGTGCCGTGCGCACTATAACGGGGGTTTCCACCTCCGTCACCGCGTTCGTCGGCTACACCACTCGCGGACCGGCGGGACTGCCGGTCACGCTCACCAGTTTCGCCGACTACGAGCGCCGTTTCGGCGGTCTCGCGGTGGAAAGCCCGCTGAGTCACGCGGTGCAGCAGTTCTTCCTCAAGGGCGGGTCCATCGCGATCGTGGTGCGGCTGGTGAACGGCGCCGAACAGTCCTCGACCGGCATCGGCGGCGCGGGCGAGGGCGAGTCCTTCGACGTCACCGCGCGGGAACCGGGCGTCTGGGGCGACGGGATCGGGGTCGCGGTCGATCCGTCGGCCACCGAGAACGCCTTCGATCTCCGGATCTTCGACCGCGCCGGCGCGCTACGGGAGAGCTACCGGGACCTGTCGGTCGATCGTGCCTCGCCGAGGTTCGCCGAAGCCGTGGTCAACTCCGCTTCGGAGGCGGTGACCGTGACGGTGGCCGACGAGGCCGTCGCGCCCGCCTACTCGGGCACGGTCTCCGGCGTGTTCGGCGCCTCCCTGCCCGACGTGTCCGGCCAGCAGGTCGACGCGGCCGTCGGGGAGCGGACGCACTCGTTCACGCTGTACGAGGCCGACGCGGCGGACAAACCGCGGAACCCGACCGAGCTGGCCCTCCTGCTGGAGCGCCGGATCCGCGCCGCGGCCCCGAACGACCCGGCGTTCGCCTCGGCCAGGGTGCACCTGCGCGGCGGGCGGTTGCAGGTGCTCGCCGGAGCCGCCGACGCCGAGCTGCGGCTGACCGGGCAGGCCGCGAGCACGCTCGGGCTGGAGGCGTCGGTGCGCGCCCCGGCCTATCCGCTGGACGGCGGGGTGGACGGCGCCGCGCCGACCGCCGCGGACCTGATGGGCAGCCCCGACGCCAAGACCGGGGTGCACGCGCTGCGCGACGTCGAGGACGTCAACCTGCTGGTGATCCCGGAACTGGCCGCCGCCGAGTTCGACGGCACCCG includes:
- a CDS encoding PPOX class F420-dependent oxidoreductase, which translates into the protein MIFTEHEREYLRAQGLARLATIGPAGSPQNHPVTYRVNEDTGTIDIGGPNLSESRKYRNIQADPRVSLVIDDTAPRAVGPGGQRGRGLEIRGVAELLRDEPMMEGFTRDLIRVHPRRLVAWNLDRPGSNNRDVNRESAA
- a CDS encoding phosphotransferase family protein, whose translation is MTTSEREPAGAGLALLTGGSAGELMSAVLSAAGARLLDWKVAQVDHQPGRRTTASYTARVRWADGTVSGETLGASSGRLPAGVARLSDGETEIGMWRFPFDPELPALRTACDPERMRGLMKNVCLGFTGDAVRLRVRSYRPRRRAVVEIATPDGRRVFAKIVPPAKAAALHERHRLASAGGAAVPAALGWTDDGLVALAGLPGRTLREVLLAGDREEPDPADVTRVLDALPDTLATGPPRRTWGQKSRHYAEVVAAAAPELAARARAVAAAVDHEAPEGPGVPVHGDLYESQLMMHQGRVSGLLDIDGAGRGERLDDAGCLLAHLAVLAQIRPDRAMAIERLGTRLERSFTGDGHGAVDPAALARRTAAVVLSLATGPHRVQEPHWRQHTEQRVALAERWLEHASAGRHEQSFMDTAVLSSSPPENLESPLEEGK
- a CDS encoding EamA family transporter produces the protein MHTPAVTPSRSATPTVVAAMAGLWLCWGSSFPAIRVLVATLPPLLASGTVFLTAGLVLAATRPAALRGLGRRRLLTTAGTGVCLLGAQGAVAVAERHVLASTAALLVAVVPLWVAVLRAVTGERPGPAAVVRLLVGFAGVTVVVLATGSTGDWSGWTFVVAAAAACWAGGTLWASRSVAGPTSGPGPGTATAVQLLAGGLTLLLVGVLAGEPAEFAPAAVRTSSWVALGYLVLVDSLAGFALYNWLLRAAPVALVSTYAYAVPVVAYLIGVLVLGEPFQPAVLAGAAIIVPAVAAEVRAAPRRP
- a CDS encoding phage tail sheath C-terminal domain-containing protein — encoded protein: MPVTPTYPGVYIEELPSAVRTITGVSTSVTAFVGYTTRGPAGLPVTLTSFADYERRFGGLAVESPLSHAVQQFFLKGGSIAIVVRLVNGAEQSSTGIGGAGEGESFDVTAREPGVWGDGIGVAVDPSATENAFDLRIFDRAGALRESYRDLSVDRASPRFAEAVVNSASEAVTVTVADEAVAPAYSGTVSGVFGASLPDVSGQQVDAAVGERTHSFTLYEADAADKPRNPTELALLLERRIRAAAPNDPAFASARVHLRGGRLQVLAGAADAELRLTGQAASTLGLEASVRAPAYPLDGGVDGAAPTAADLMGSPDAKTGVHALRDVEDVNLLVIPELAAAEFDGTRIAVIEQAVALCRDKRMFFIVDSPSSWTSLDKARAGLAEFDAVRSDHAALYFPHLRLTDPLSGQLRDFPPSGAIAGIYARTDTDRGVWKAPAGTEAALSGTRALTVPLTDEENGLINPAGLNALRGFPVIGPVVWGARTLAGADRLSSQWKYIPVRRTALFLEESLYRGTKWVVFEPNDERLWGQIRLNVGAFLHTLFLQGAFQGTSARDAYFVKCDKATTTQDDINRGVVNVLVGFAPLKPAEFVIIKIEQLAGQIQV
- a CDS encoding LysR family transcriptional regulator translates to MDLTVAHLQALLAVEEHGSFTRAAGALGLTQSAVSRTIAAVERRFGRKLVHRGPGGASLTALGRQVAEHGHAVVGRLRAIDALAQRRDEPRLRVGAVASALVRLVPAALDRLRADWPELDVLTARGDDDELADWLAADTIDFAVTTVRIPGSRPAGVVTDEFLAVLPRRHRLGYADRVGLADLAGAGVADPGGTCGPLLAARFAEQGVSWRPDHTVRDVSTVLAMVAAGITAGVVPALAAPVPAVSKVVLRPLDPPVHRSLYLYRAPGNRYAKSMVGMLAGSGSLA
- a CDS encoding CHAT domain-containing tetratricopeptide repeat protein → MDREQLVSSLQRRVSCYTDGDPAPVLEPEAHTETERLLTFLGTPDGVDFNVLHLAGLVYLLRAAALYERRSPDAAVTERLAFVLLTPVYLAHPDAVDEEVGKAIRPALNLSPPEAGHAGWAQDLGLALAAVAELTGDLAAFRDAIAMLTDAVTEAAANSDARRSGYLAALGVTMRVLYERHGAAPVLANALGVLAEAVRTAEPGDPGLPQWTAELGFTLRLDFERTGDRAKLAEAIETGRRACELCPAEAPERADILSYLGGALAAGAGQGDPTADEAVEVGAEAVRLSTSDDPQRPARLVNYSLALLARQHQTGDLTGDPADARLAAEAVQEAIAATDPGDPTLPSMRSSLGYALLLRDRDDIDDETLNRAISAFEQAAAGISPEQQAAYARCQGGLGTALRLRWHRTEDPETQDGAIAALRAAVDAATDRESLRENWAADLTELLGDRAVRQRTPESVDEAIEAVRRLADRQRDAELPDTERAKTWMRLSSLYRARYMRYGHGGADLGAAVEAARRGIACTEVEPAVRVRYLVDLVDLLCLGNDGLGEAERLSRQAVRDCPPDGPARPAVLMSLASVLWQAYSRFGDPTQLDEAIALLREARPLEADPGTDSRLLTTLAAALRARYGRSPDLATLEEAVETARAAIEKATDEEERTGLRANLTVSLVEHYVRTEHFPSLAEAVEIGARVIEETPEAHVAFGHRLSNHGMALSSRFDHTGVPADLEAAIDCHRRAVELTPDGHPDRARRVANLAAAQFKQLAPSGDLDGLRAMAKSAREAVYATPDDNPSRAIRLINLTGALAQLYDYTGDVEHLLEAVSVAELAAGLRTATPFTRLRAARMWGRLAGLADQWEAAAEGFRQGVRLLPLVAPGHLSRADLEYQVLRLDRIASDAACSALWAEDEAGALEVLEEGRGLLLSRALDSRSDLTELRAAHPERAAEWERLTEELDVLTGRAETVLPGDTGNIGDTGDLPGPAPGADHRFRLDERRVELLGKIRATTGFERFLEPPRLAQLRQAAESGPVVTINVSDHRCDALILTTGEPLVVRLTGLHADDLAERVEKFLAALDTVTTGNVVEQAIAQVTLRETLSWLWEVVTEPVLKALGHTGPPAEGEPWPRVWWSPTGLLNFLPLHAAGRFPRDRDEPVPGAAAVLDRVVSSYTPTIRALLHARSRPVAARRRLLAVAIPATPGQAPLPYAREEAEALSRRFDAASPLIDAAASHDNVLAALRFVNWAHFACHAHSDPAGPSNSHLLLHDRPMSVAEVSRLRLEGAELAYLSACSTARGSAELADEAIHIVSAFQLAGYRHVVGSLWPVLDRTSAEVAASFYTGLDGGAPPAEALHAVIRERRADEPLTPSVWAGYVCAGP